CAAATTAAAGCGCCTTATCCGGCAAAAATATGTATTTACTAGGTTTCTTTCATGTGAGTCACACGGCTCACATGAAAGAAACTTTTTATATTATACGTTTTAGTTACTCAGAGAGAAGGTTCGGGATTGATTTATTTTGTATTTTTTCAATTTAATGGTTTAATAGTGTATACTATAGAAAACGAGTTAATGAGGAAAGTTAACGCCTAAACTTAGTCCTGCTCCCACTTCATAGTTCTTACTAGTTAAGCTAACATAATGACGTTCTAAGTGACACTACATAAGACCCCAACCTATAAAAAGAAGGAAAAGACTCACCAGTGAGAAGGACTTATGAGTATTAATATGACGGTTAAACTAAGCTCCAACCTACACATAAATTAAATAAGGAGAGGTTGAACAATGAAAAAAGTTTCGGTGGATATTGAAAGTAAACGATTAAACACTCCTCCCCCTGTAAGTGAACGAATCCTTTCACCTGATTTAGCTCGCGGTACGATGCTTTTACTTATCCTCTTAGCCCATGCTCCTTTGTTATTGTTTGGCACCTCTGCAACTGGGTTTGCACTCATTATAAGGCCTGAAGGGACGACAACTTTGGACAAAATCATCAACTTTGTCAGTTACTTAGTCGTAGATAATCGTGCCAGACCGATGTTTGCCGTCTTATTTGGGTTTGGTATGGCTTTGATCGTGGAACGCCAGCTAACAAAGGGACAAACCGTTAAAGGAACAAAACGATTATTACACCGGCGGGCATGGCTATTAATCCTTTTTGGTTTTGTAAATTCTGTCATTATCGGCGGCCATGATATCCTTGCCATTTATGGCACCGGAGCCCTTCTACTAGGCTGGCTATTGTTTCGATCAGACCATGCGATGAACTGGACGCTGTTATCCTTAACGTTCTTTTTTGTCTTTTTAATGCCCATCGTATGGGTGTACTTTGCTCATGCAGGGGAGCCATTTTACAATATCACTGCCATGACGAGTTATATGGATATTGTACAAGATCGCTTCTCATCATTTTTCCTCACCCCAATCGCTCACTTTCTGATGCCTATATTAATCCCTATTATTACCGGAGTATGGGCAGCACGAAAAAAGCTCTTCACAGAGCCCGAACGCCATCGGCAATTACTTCTTTCCATCGCTGTGGTAGGTATTACGCTCTCATTCATCGGGGCCCTTCCCTACGCTATCAGCTCCGCTTTTGCCCTGGATATTCATCCAACTATTGGCGGTGTTGTGTATGCGGTGCACATGTTAACGGGATTAGCTGGAGGATGTGGCTATGCTGCCATTTTCGCCCTACTTGGACCTGCTCTTAACCCTAATAAACTAGCTATTCGCGCAATAGCTGCATTAGGAAAACGTTCTCTCACATTTTACATTTATAATGAAGCTATGTTAGTTTTCCTCCTCTCTCCAGTTGCACTTGGTTTAGGCGGTTTGTTAAACAGTACAGGTATCACAATCTTGGCCGTCATCATTTGGCTTTCCGCTGTCTGTTTAGCATTCATGTTAGAAAAAAGAGCCTTGAGTGGTCCTCTGGAAACCGTGTTCCGGCGAATGATCTATTCAAATAGAAAGAAACCAGCTTTACAACAAAAACATGGTTAATTGAAGTAGTAGTATATTTATGCACCCAAAACAGATTCCCCTTTTCTGGGATATGGCATTTTCATAGATCGCTCTCATTGACTTTTCTTATTTAGGCTGGCAATCATTAGTTAAATAGAAAGGTTTTCCAATCTGTGTTAGACTATTACGTAGATACACCTTAGGAGGCCTAACACAAATGGAGATATTTATTGCTATAGCCATCATCGTTTCTATCTTATCTATTGACGGTAAACTAAAAAAGAACAATGCCAATCAAGAGGAAATTATTGCCCTTTTAAAGGAAATGAAAAATAAGTGACCTAAGTAAATGGAAGCTTGAAAAAACGAATTCATTGATATTGACCTTTATCATGGGCAAAGTATTGAAGATGATACTGTCCCCCTGTACATTTTGCACAGTCACACTTGAACTTTCACGAATAGCATAGAAGTAACTGATATGTTAAGGTGTGATTACTGTGGGAGTAGATGACCAGAAGCTTTTAGTTGGTGCGTGGTTAAATGCTATTGGAACGATTATTTCTGCTGCTGCCGAAGTAAGAACTCTAGCCGGATTTGATGATATTAACAACAAGCTTGTGAGCATCGGAGAAGGATTACAAGCAGTAGGGACATCTATCGCTGGGACAGTGGCAGAAGACAACCCGTTAAATTTTGCAGGAGACTGGATTGACGGTGCTGGTGCTGCCCTTGCCTCAATTGCGGCGTATTTGCAAGACATTGATGAGGAAAATGGTGTAGAGAACCTCCGACTTGAAGCATTAGGGGATGCTTTTCAATCAATGGGAGCTGCCATGAGTGCGTTAGGTGATTATTCTACCGGAGAATATGACTATGCTCTTGGTAACACCTTGGAAAGCTTAGGTGCAGGGTTGGAAAGTATTGGTACCACTTACGAAATTAGAGGACTGGAAGGTGGCCAGGCTATCACCACTATCGGGGCAATCATCCAAGCTACTGGGGCTAATTACAATGC
The DNA window shown above is from Salipaludibacillus agaradhaerens and carries:
- a CDS encoding DUF6944 family repetitive protein, with protein sequence MGVDDQKLLVGAWLNAIGTIISAAAEVRTLAGFDDINNKLVSIGEGLQAVGTSIAGTVAEDNPLNFAGDWIDGAGAALASIAAYLQDIDEENGVENLRLEALGDAFQSMGAAMSALGDYSTGEYDYALGNTLESLGAGLESIGTTYEIRGLEGGQAITTIGAIIQATGANYNALLLSKETLENREHNPI
- a CDS encoding DUF418 domain-containing protein produces the protein MKKVSVDIESKRLNTPPPVSERILSPDLARGTMLLLILLAHAPLLLFGTSATGFALIIRPEGTTTLDKIINFVSYLVVDNRARPMFAVLFGFGMALIVERQLTKGQTVKGTKRLLHRRAWLLILFGFVNSVIIGGHDILAIYGTGALLLGWLLFRSDHAMNWTLLSLTFFFVFLMPIVWVYFAHAGEPFYNITAMTSYMDIVQDRFSSFFLTPIAHFLMPILIPIITGVWAARKKLFTEPERHRQLLLSIAVVGITLSFIGALPYAISSAFALDIHPTIGGVVYAVHMLTGLAGGCGYAAIFALLGPALNPNKLAIRAIAALGKRSLTFYIYNEAMLVFLLSPVALGLGGLLNSTGITILAVIIWLSAVCLAFMLEKRALSGPLETVFRRMIYSNRKKPALQQKHG